Part of the Acidobacteriota bacterium genome, TCGAGATCGGCGACAAGGTGAGCTTTTCCTTCGAAGTGCGCTGGGAAGGCGACCCGCCCTATCAGGTCCTCCGCATCGAAGCGCTGCCGCCGCAAACGGAGCTGCAGCTAACGGGCCGCTGATCGGCCCCCGCCCCGCCCGATGCCATCCCTCTCGCCGACCGAGGTCGACGTGCTCGTCGTCGGTGCCGGCATCAGCGGCCTGACCGCCGCCTACCGCTTCCAGGAAGCGGGCCAGCGGGTGCTGGTGGCCGAGCGGCGAGAGACCGTCGGCGGCGCCATCCGGACTCTGCGCCGCGACGGCTGGAGCTTCGAGCTCGGTCCCAACACGATTCTCGACGGAGAGCCCACCATCCGCGCCCTGGTGCGCGACCTCGGCCTCGAAGATCAACGACTGACGGCGTCACCGGCCGCCCGCTACCGCTACCTGTGGCATCGCGGGCGGCTGGCTGCCCTGCCCGACAGCCCGCTGTCCCTGCTGCGCTCTCCTCTGTTCAGCGCCGCCGCCAAGCTACGGCTGCTGCGCGAGCCCTGGGCGCCGCCGCCACCGCCGGAAGAGGAGTCGGTGGGCGACTTCGTCCGTCGCCGCCTGGGTGGTGAGATTCTCGAGCGGGCGGTGGCACCGTTCCTGTCGGGCATCCATGCCGGCGATCCGGAACGCCTGTCGCTGCGCTGGGCGCTACCGAAGCTCGCCGAGCTCGAAGACCGGCACGGCAGCCTGTTGCGGGGCCTGCGTGCCGCGCGGCGGGCCCGGCGGTCGCAAGCACCGGCTAAAGGCCGCGAGGCGACCGGCCGGGGTGCCCTGATGTCCTTTCGCGACGGTCAGGAGACCCTGCCGCACCGCCTCGCCGAAGTCCTCGGCGACCGCCTCCACACCGCCACCACCTGTCTCTCCGTCAACCAGAAGGGCGACCGCTTTCGCTGCGAGCTGCGGCGAGGCAACGACGAATCCCACACGGTCCGCTGCCGCCAACTGGTGCTGACGACGCCGGCGGATATCGCTGCCGACCTCCTGGAGGCGACGACCGGCGGCCGCGCCGCTGCGCTCCGGGAGCTGCCCTATGCCCCGCTGGCGGTGATTTCCCTGGGATACCCCCGGGAGGCCATCGCTCACCCCCTCGACGGCTTCGGGTTCTTGGCCCCTCGCAACACCGGCTTGAAGCTCCTCGGCGGCCTCTTCGCGTCCACCTTGTTCCCGCACCGCGCCCCCGAGGGCCAGGTGGCCCTGAGCGTCTTCCTGGGCGGCAGCACCGATCCCGAAGTGCTCGCCGGCGAGGACGACGAGTTGATCGCCCTGGCCGAGGCCGATCTCACCCGAGCCCTCGGCGCCAGCGCTCCGGCGAGCTTTCGGCATCTGCAGCGCTGGCCCCGCGCCCTGCCTCAGCTCGAAATCGGCCACGCTCGCTTCGAGCGTTTGGCGACGGACCTCGAAAGCGAGCTCCCGGGCCTCCATCTGCTCGGCAATTACCGCACTGGAGCCGCCGTCCCGGACTGCGTCCGGCGCGCCACCGAGCTCGTCCGCCGCCAGCCTGCAGCAGGGTTATAATCCCGCCCGTTCTCACTCCTGGAGATCTCCCATGTCGATGCCGTCGCCGTTGCACCCCAGCCCGCCCCGCGCTCGCCTCCGGCCATGACCCGCGCCCTGGTCACGGGAGCCGCCGGCCAGCTCGGCTCCGAGCTGGTGCCGGCCCTGCGAGCCCGCTACGGCGAGCAAGCGGTCCTCGCCACGGACATCCGCGAGATCTCGACCTCGGGTCCTTCGGCACGCCTCGACTGCACCGATCGCAAGGCCTTCGCGCGGCTGGTCGACGAGCATCGGCCGGACGTCGTCTTCCACCTGGTGGCCCTGCTCTCGGCCAAAGGGGAAGAAAATCCACAGCGCGCTTGGCAGATCAACATGGGCTGCCTCGAGAGCGCCCTCGAGGTGGCGCGCCAGGCCGGCTGCGCCCTCTTCGTGCCGAGCTCGATCGCCGCCTTCGGCCCCTCGACGCCGCCCGATCCGACACCCCAGGACACGCTGCAGCGGCCGACCTCGATCTACGGCGTCACCAAGGTCGCCGGCGAGCTGCTGTGCGATTACTACGCCCAGCGCTACGGCCTCGACGTTCGCGGCGTGCGCTACCCGGGATTGATCTCGTGGGCCGCCGAGCCCGGAGGCGGCACCACCGACTACGCCGTCGACATCTTCTATGGCGCCCTGCAGGACGACCGCTACACCTGCTTCTTGTCGGCCGATACCCAGCTCGACATGATGTACATGCCCGATGCGGTGCGCGCCGCCATCGAGCTGATGGCAGCCCCCGCCACCCATCTCGAGCACCGCAATGCCTTCAACGTCACCGCCATGCAGCTCACTCCCGAGCTCCTGACGACGGAAATCCGCCGCCATCGCCCGGGCTTCGAGATCGACTACCGCATCGATCCGGTGCGCCAGGCGATCGCCGACTCCTGGCCCCGCCGCCTCGATGACTCGGCGGCGCGACGGCAATGGGGCTGGCAACACCGTTACGACCTCGCCGCGATGACCCGGGACATGCTCGAAAACCTGTCGCGCAAGCTGGGGTTGGCGACGGTTCCCTCGGACTAGCCCACAAGTCTACGGAGACCTAGACCTCATGCCCCTCGACCGCCTCGCTTCGACCCTCGCCCAGCAGGTTCAGGACCTCCACGCCGCCGGCACCGCCAAGGGCGAAGAGAAAGTCGTCACGGCCACCCTGCCGGCGGCCGACGGCCGCGGTCCCCGCTACCGCCTCGCCGGCGAAGGCGAGCGGCCCTTCCTGCGCATGAACTCGAACTCCTACCTCGGCCTGTCCCTCGATCCCGAGGTGATGGCCGCCGAAGAAGAGGGCACTCAGCGCTTCGGAGCAGGCCCCGGGGCGGTGCGTTTCATCAGCGGCACCTGCACCGCACACGTCGCCCTCGAGGAGCGCCTAGCGCGCTTTCACGGACGGCAAGAGGCGATGATCTTCAGCTCCGCCTACGCCACCGTGGTCGGCGTGCTCGTGCCCCTCACTACCAAGGGCACCTTCATCGTCAGCGATGAGCTCAACCACAACTGCATCATCAACGGCATGCGCATGGCGCGGCCCCTCGGCAAGGCGATCTACCGCCACAACGACGTCGCCGACCTGGCTCGCGCCCTCGATCAGGCTGTCGCCGCCAAGGCCGAGCGCGTGCTGCTGGTGACCGACGGCATTTTCTCGATGCGCGGCGACCACGCGCCGCTGGCGGAGGTCGTGGAGACGGCGCGGCGCTACGACGAGAAGTTCTCCGAGAACGTCGTGGTGGTGGTCGACGACAGCCACGGCGCCGGCGCCTTCGGCCATTCCGGCCGCGGTACCGAGGAGCACACCGGTGGCCAGGCCGACGTCCTGATCGCGACCCTCGGCAAAGCCTTCGGCGTCAACGGCGGCTACGTGACGTCGAGCCGGGAGGTGATCACCTTTCTGCGCGAGTCGGCCCCGCTCTACATCTACTCCAACCCGATCACCGCCGGCGAGGCGACCGCCGCCCACCGCGCCATCGAGATCCTCGACAGCGAGCGCGGCCTCGGCCTGCTGGCCCACCTGCGCGATCTCACGCGCCGTTTCGAAGACGGCTTGGTGGCCCTCGGCTACGAGATCATTCCGGGCCCCCACCCGGTGGTCCCGCTGCTGGTCCGGGACACCGCCCGCACCCAGGACCTGGTGCGCCACCTGTTCGAGCAGGGCGTCCTCGCCACCGGTCTGGCCTACCCGGTGGTGCCGCGCGGGGACGAGGAGATTCGCTTTCAGATCTGCGCCGACCACACCGCCGCCGATATCGACGAGGTGCTGGCGGTGCTCGCCGACTGGCAGGGCAGGCCCGCGACAGCGGACTGAGCCCGAGCAGAAGGTCCTGGGCTCGACCGCGCGAGGTAGGTTTCAGTCGTCGGTGGGTGTTTCGGACCGCTGACCGCGGGCGACGAGCTCCAACATCAGCGCCGACAGGCGCTCCACCACCCGCCCGGCATCCTTCGACACCTGATCGATCTGGTGCCCCAGGGCGATGCCGTTTCCCTGGCGATCGATGCCGTCCTGGGCCGCCTCCGCGCCGTCCCCTTCGATCGCCGCCAGGCGATTGATGTCGGCGACGAATTCCTTGGCAACCTGAAGCTGGGTCACGGTCAAGCCGAGGCCATCGGTCAGCCGCAGCAACGTGTCGTACTTGGGCGTCGCCTTGCCGCTCTCATACTTCGAAATCGCGTTGTTGCGTACGCCCGAGGTCGCGGCCAGTTGTTTCTGACTCATGCCTCGCGCGATGCGCAAGATTTTCAGAGCCAGATCGAGGCGGTCATTCTCGGACATGCGCGAACTCTACACATCTTCCGCCCACAGATCAATAACAAACCCTTTAATATCAATATATTGAAGATTTCCATGGAATTTCCCCAAAGGTAATTCTCTTCCTTTGAAAACAACAAAAGTCCATTGATCTCAGAGTATTTCGTCAGATTTTCCAAAAATGAGAAGAAAAATTCAAAAAAGTCTACTAAGGACACTCACCAGGATGACCGCTCGCCCGGCGACGGCGCGGCCCCAGGCTTCTGCGACGAACCCCATGCTAGATTCGGTCGCGCGCCCATGATCAAGCCTCTTCTCGCCCCGGAACACGACCAGCTCCTCGACGACAACCGTCAGGCCCTCAGCGACTTAGAGAGATTTCTCGAGAGAGTCGAAGGGACCGACGAGGATCGCCGTCTGCTGGCCGAATCGGTGCGCCGGCTGGACGAGCTCTTCCTGCTGGTGGTGGCCGGTGAGTTCAACGCCGGCAAGAGCGCCTTCATCAATGCCCTGGTCGGCCAACGGCTGCTCAAGGAAGGCGTCACGCCGACCACCGCCCGCATCCACCTGCTGGGTCATGGCGAAGCCGGCGGCGAGCCGGTGATCGAGGACGGCGTGGCCAGGGTCAGCGCTCCGCTCGAGCTGCTGCGCCACCTGCACATCGTCGACACCCCCGGCACCAACGCCATCGATCGCGAGCACGAAGCGATCACCCGGCGATTCGTGCCGGCCTCCGACCTGGTGCTCTTCGTCACCTCCGCCGATCGTCCCTTCACCGAGAGTGAGCGCGCCTTCCTCGAGGGCATTCGCGAGTGGGGCAAGAAGGTGGTGGTGGTGGTCAACAAGATCGACCACCTCGCCAAGGCCGAGGACATCGCCGAGATCGAGACCTTCATCGCCGACAGCGCCCGACGCCTGCTGGGCTTCGAACCCGCCGTCTTCCCGGTCTCGGCCCTGCAGGCCCTGGAGGCCAAGCTCGCCGGCGACGCCGTTCCCGAGAGCAGCCGCTTCGAGGCCCTCGAACGCTACATCGTCGAGACCCTCGACGCCGGCGAACGGCTGCGCCTCAAGCTGCTCAATCCGCTCGGCGTCGGACGCAAGCTGGCGACCACCTACCGCGCTTCGGTGGATGGCCAGATGGATCTTCTGCGGGGTGATTTCACCGCCCTCGAAGACATCGAGGGCCAGCTCGAGGTCTACCGCGAGGACATGACCCGGGAGTTTCGCTTTCGCCTCGCCGACGTCGAGAAGGTGCTCCACGCCTTCGAGAATCGTGGCCACGAGTTCTTCGACGAGACGCTGCGCCTGACCCGCGCCTTCGACCTGATGAACCGATCCAAGATCCAGGCCGACTTCGAGCGCCAGGTGGTCGCCGACGTGCCGCAGCAGATCGACCACAAGGTGAGTGAGATCATCGATTGGATGATCAACGGCGAGCTGCGCCAGTGGGAAGCCGTACGCGACCGTCTCGCCGCTCGCCAGGCGGCCCACCAAGACCGCATCGTCGGCGGCACCCAGGCGCGCTTCGAGCTCGACCGCGGCGGTCTCCTCGAGGCCGTCGGCGGCGCCGCCCGCCGCACCGTCGACAGCTTCGACCGGCGACGCGAGTCGGCGCGGCTGGCGGAATCGGTACAGAGCGCCCTGGCGAGCACCGCCCTGCTCGAAGCCGGCGCCGTCGGCCTCGGCACCTTGGTGGCCACCTTGGCGACCTCGACCGCCGTCGACATCACCGGCATCCTCGCCGCCTCCACCCTGGCGGTGGTCGGCCTGTTCGTGATTCCGGCCAAGCGCAAGCGCGCCAAGGCCGACCTCAAGGTCAAGATCGAGGATCTCCGCCATCGCCTGGTCACCACCCTGACGGAGGAGTTCGAGGGCGAGATCGACCGCAGCATCCGGCGCGTTCTGGAGTCCATCGCCCCCTACTCGCGGTTCGTGCGCGCCGAGCGCGACAAGCTCACCGCCCTCACCACCGAAGCGCAACGCCTCGACACCTCGCTCGCCGATCTCGCCGAGCGGGTGCAGGCGATCTCCTGACTGCCCTGTTCCCCGGCCGATGAGCGACAGCAAGCCCAAGCGCCTCGGCACCTTCGCCAGCCTGCGAGCCGCCATGGGCTCGTGGCGCACCCTGTCGGTGGCGCTGCTGTCCTTCTCGTCGGGGCTGCCCCTCGGACTGGTGTGGATCGCCCTGCCGGACTGGCTGCGCGACGCCGGTGTCGACATTCGCACCATCGGCCTGATCACCCTCGCCCAGGCACCCTGGACCTTCAAGTTCCTGTGGTCGCCGTGGATGGACCGCTTCTCGCCGCCCCTCGCCCGCCTCGGGCGCAGACGCGGCTGGGCCCTGATCGCCCAGGTGGCCCTCTTCGTCCTCACCCTCGCCCTCGCCGGCATCGGCGATCACCCGGAAGCTCCGTGGGTGGTCGGCGCCCTCGCCCTCGCCATCGCCTTCGCCTCGGCGAGTCAGGACATCGCCATCGATGCCTACGCCGTCGATGTACTGCGCCAGGAAGAGCAAGGGGTCGCCGTCGGCGCCCGCATCGCCGTCTACCGCGCCGCCATGCAGGTCGCCGGCGCCTTCGCGATCACCCTCGCCGGTGCCATCGGCTGGTCCTGGGTCACCATTGGCCTGGCCGCCCTCTACCTGCCGATGATGGTGATTACCTGGAAGGCACCGCCGCCGGAAAAGCCCAGCCGGCCGCCGCAATCCCTCAAGGAGGCAGTCTGGCTGCCCTTCGTCGGCTTCCTGTCGCGCCACCGCGCCCTCGAGATTCTCGCCTTCGTGCTGTTCTACAAGCTCGCCGACAACCTCGCCGACAGCCTCAAACGGCCCTTCCTGGTGGACATGGGCTACAGCAACCTCGACCGCGGCATTGCCCTCGGCACCGTCGGCCTGATCGCGGTGCTCGCCGGCACCTTCCTCGGCGGCGCCTTGACCACCGTCATCGGCCTCGGCCATTCGCTGTGGATCTTCGGCATCCTGCAGATCTTCTCGAACGTCGGCTATGTGCTGGTGGCCGCCGAAGGCGGCGTCGATCGGCCGCTGATGTACGGCGCCATGGGCTTCGAGGTGCTCACCCAGGGGCTCGGCACCGGCGCCTTCTCCACTCTGCTCCTGCGCATGACCCAGAAACGCTTCTCGGCGACCCAGTACGCCCTGTTCTCGAGCCTCTTCGGCCTGCCGCGCATCATCTCTGGGCCGATCGCCGGCTACGCCGTGCACGC contains:
- the hemG gene encoding protoporphyrinogen oxidase, with amino-acid sequence MLVVGAGISGLTAAYRFQEAGQRVLVAERRETVGGAIRTLRRDGWSFELGPNTILDGEPTIRALVRDLGLEDQRLTASPAARYRYLWHRGRLAALPDSPLSLLRSPLFSAAAKLRLLREPWAPPPPPEEESVGDFVRRRLGGEILERAVAPFLSGIHAGDPERLSLRWALPKLAELEDRHGSLLRGLRAARRARRSQAPAKGREATGRGALMSFRDGQETLPHRLAEVLGDRLHTATTCLSVNQKGDRFRCELRRGNDESHTVRCRQLVLTTPADIAADLLEATTGGRAAALRELPYAPLAVISLGYPREAIAHPLDGFGFLAPRNTGLKLLGGLFASTLFPHRAPEGQVALSVFLGGSTDPEVLAGEDDELIALAEADLTRALGASAPASFRHLQRWPRALPQLEIGHARFERLATDLESELPGLHLLGNYRTGAAVPDCVRRATELVRRQPAAGL
- a CDS encoding NAD-dependent epimerase/dehydratase family protein, whose protein sequence is MTRALVTGAAGQLGSELVPALRARYGEQAVLATDIREISTSGPSARLDCTDRKAFARLVDEHRPDVVFHLVALLSAKGEENPQRAWQINMGCLESALEVARQAGCALFVPSSIAAFGPSTPPDPTPQDTLQRPTSIYGVTKVAGELLCDYYAQRYGLDVRGVRYPGLISWAAEPGGGTTDYAVDIFYGALQDDRYTCFLSADTQLDMMYMPDAVRAAIELMAAPATHLEHRNAFNVTAMQLTPELLTTEIRRHRPGFEIDYRIDPVRQAIADSWPRRLDDSAARRQWGWQHRYDLAAMTRDMLENLSRKLGLATVPSD
- a CDS encoding aminotransferase class I/II-fold pyridoxal phosphate-dependent enzyme; amino-acid sequence: MPLDRLASTLAQQVQDLHAAGTAKGEEKVVTATLPAADGRGPRYRLAGEGERPFLRMNSNSYLGLSLDPEVMAAEEEGTQRFGAGPGAVRFISGTCTAHVALEERLARFHGRQEAMIFSSAYATVVGVLVPLTTKGTFIVSDELNHNCIINGMRMARPLGKAIYRHNDVADLARALDQAVAAKAERVLLVTDGIFSMRGDHAPLAEVVETARRYDEKFSENVVVVVDDSHGAGAFGHSGRGTEEHTGGQADVLIATLGKAFGVNGGYVTSSREVITFLRESAPLYIYSNPITAGEATAAHRAIEILDSERGLGLLAHLRDLTRRFEDGLVALGYEIIPGPHPVVPLLVRDTARTQDLVRHLFEQGVLATGLAYPVVPRGDEEIRFQICADHTAADIDEVLAVLADWQGRPATAD
- a CDS encoding helix-turn-helix transcriptional regulator; this translates as MSENDRLDLALKILRIARGMSQKQLAATSGVRNNAISKYESGKATPKYDTLLRLTDGLGLTVTQLQVAKEFVADINRLAAIEGDGAEAAQDGIDRQGNGIALGHQIDQVSKDAGRVVERLSALMLELVARGQRSETPTDD
- a CDS encoding dynamin family protein, producing the protein MIKPLLAPEHDQLLDDNRQALSDLERFLERVEGTDEDRRLLAESVRRLDELFLLVVAGEFNAGKSAFINALVGQRLLKEGVTPTTARIHLLGHGEAGGEPVIEDGVARVSAPLELLRHLHIVDTPGTNAIDREHEAITRRFVPASDLVLFVTSADRPFTESERAFLEGIREWGKKVVVVVNKIDHLAKAEDIAEIETFIADSARRLLGFEPAVFPVSALQALEAKLAGDAVPESSRFEALERYIVETLDAGERLRLKLLNPLGVGRKLATTYRASVDGQMDLLRGDFTALEDIEGQLEVYREDMTREFRFRLADVEKVLHAFENRGHEFFDETLRLTRAFDLMNRSKIQADFERQVVADVPQQIDHKVSEIIDWMINGELRQWEAVRDRLAARQAAHQDRIVGGTQARFELDRGGLLEAVGGAARRTVDSFDRRRESARLAESVQSALASTALLEAGAVGLGTLVATLATSTAVDITGILAASTLAVVGLFVIPAKRKRAKADLKVKIEDLRHRLVTTLTEEFEGEIDRSIRRVLESIAPYSRFVRAERDKLTALTTEAQRLDTSLADLAERVQAIS
- a CDS encoding MFS transporter — encoded protein: MSDSKPKRLGTFASLRAAMGSWRTLSVALLSFSSGLPLGLVWIALPDWLRDAGVDIRTIGLITLAQAPWTFKFLWSPWMDRFSPPLARLGRRRGWALIAQVALFVLTLALAGIGDHPEAPWVVGALALAIAFASASQDIAIDAYAVDVLRQEEQGVAVGARIAVYRAAMQVAGAFAITLAGAIGWSWVTIGLAALYLPMMVITWKAPPPEKPSRPPQSLKEAVWLPFVGFLSRHRALEILAFVLFYKLADNLADSLKRPFLVDMGYSNLDRGIALGTVGLIAVLAGTFLGGALTTVIGLGHSLWIFGILQIFSNVGYVLVAAEGGVDRPLMYGAMGFEVLTQGLGTGAFSTLLLRMTQKRFSATQYALFSSLFGLPRIISGPIAGYAVHAVGWQTFFWLTLPAGIPGLLLLARFVPLGTREPEFRVEKTSHREPLSTRNLALRGLAGGLATAVAGVLLIALMAALGNPEEGIDFAHHLGQVLQPVGIKGALRWVGLLAFGAIGGLLTAAISAARHGAGDALGDEP